A region from the Pseudomonas sp. P8_229 genome encodes:
- a CDS encoding AraC family transcriptional regulator — MPPKGHQKSFRRSIPGLPSLPRPLYGRTESLPNRALTRRHSHPWVQLSYAIQGVLEVQTSAGRFVAPPERAVWIPAGVPHRVFSSPHTEMRSLYIDCSVAGWALERCHVLGVSDLLRELIRAFSLVPVEYDETGAHGRLAQVILDQLAEAPQIDLMLPLPQDSRLRQIYQSLEQHPEQQTTLQHWSEKFGVTEKTLSRLFLRDTGLTFRAWRQRLRLLGALTPLERGERVTDVALACGYDSTSAFIAAFRQQFGETPGEFFR; from the coding sequence ATGCCGCCTAAAGGACACCAGAAAAGCTTCCGGCGCAGCATTCCCGGGCTACCCAGCCTGCCGCGTCCACTGTACGGGCGCACCGAATCGCTGCCCAATCGCGCACTGACCCGGCGTCACAGTCATCCGTGGGTGCAATTGTCCTACGCGATTCAGGGTGTGCTCGAAGTGCAGACCAGCGCCGGGCGTTTCGTCGCGCCACCGGAGCGCGCGGTATGGATTCCGGCAGGCGTGCCGCACCGCGTGTTCAGCTCGCCGCACACGGAAATGCGCAGCCTGTACATCGATTGCAGCGTGGCCGGTTGGGCGCTTGAGCGCTGTCATGTGCTGGGCGTCAGCGACCTGTTGCGCGAGCTGATACGCGCGTTCAGTCTGGTGCCGGTGGAGTACGACGAGACTGGCGCACATGGCCGGCTGGCCCAGGTGATCCTCGATCAACTGGCCGAGGCACCGCAGATCGATCTGATGCTGCCGCTGCCGCAGGACAGCCGTCTGCGCCAGATCTATCAAAGCCTGGAGCAACATCCGGAACAGCAGACCACACTGCAGCATTGGAGCGAAAAGTTCGGCGTCACCGAAAAAACCCTCAGCCGGCTGTTTTTACGCGACACCGGCCTGACCTTCCGCGCCTGGCGCCAGCGCTTGCGTCTGCTGGGTGCGCTGACTCCGCTGGAACGCGGCGAACGTGTCACCGACGTGGCTCTGGCCTGCGGTTATGACTCGACGTCGGCGTTCATCGCGGCCTTCCGACAGCAGTTTGGCGAGACGCCGGGCGAGTTTTTTCGCTGA
- a CDS encoding amidase: MIEVTEVSIAQLRAALDAGQTTAVELVQAYLARIDAYDGPNTATALNAVVVRNPEALAEAQASDARRAKGETLGPLDGIPYTAKDSYLVKGLTAASGSPAFAELVAHRDAFTIERLRAAGAICLGKTNMPPMANGGMQRGVYGRAENPYNAAYLTAPFASGSSNGAGTATAASFSAFGLAEETWSSGRGPASNNGLCAYTPSRGVISVRGNWPLTPTMDVVVPYARTMADLLEVLDVVVAEDPDTRGDLWRLQPWVPIPSVASVRPASYAELAVKPAALAGKRLGVPKMYINADPEAGTSEAPGIGGPTGQRINTRTSVIVLWKQARAALEAAGAEVIEVDFPLVSNCEGDRPGAPTVFNRGIVSKEFLHHELWDLSAWAFDDFLRANGDPKLNRLADVDGPKIFPHDPGTLPNREGDLAAGMDEYVRMAERGITPWNQIPTLPDGLRGLEKTRKLDLEDWMDMLKLDAVLFPTNADVGPADADINPESADIAWSNGIWVANGNLAIRHLGVPTVTVPMGIMADIGMPVGLTFAGRAYDDSNLLRLASAFEATGSKRQVPPRTPALTAGK, translated from the coding sequence ATGATCGAAGTCACTGAAGTCTCCATTGCTCAATTACGCGCGGCGCTCGACGCCGGCCAGACCACCGCGGTTGAACTGGTGCAGGCCTATCTGGCCCGAATCGACGCCTACGACGGCCCGAACACCGCCACCGCTTTGAATGCTGTAGTGGTGCGCAACCCCGAGGCACTGGCCGAAGCCCAGGCCTCTGACGCGCGCCGGGCCAAGGGCGAAACCCTCGGCCCGCTCGATGGCATCCCCTACACCGCCAAGGACAGCTATCTGGTCAAGGGTCTTACCGCCGCCTCCGGCAGCCCGGCCTTCGCCGAACTGGTGGCGCATCGCGACGCGTTCACCATCGAACGCCTGCGCGCCGCCGGGGCCATCTGCCTGGGCAAGACCAACATGCCGCCGATGGCCAATGGCGGCATGCAGCGTGGCGTCTATGGCCGAGCGGAGAACCCGTACAACGCTGCTTATCTGACTGCGCCGTTTGCTTCCGGCTCGTCCAACGGTGCCGGCACCGCCACCGCCGCGAGTTTCTCGGCGTTCGGCCTGGCGGAAGAGACCTGGTCGAGCGGTCGCGGCCCGGCGTCGAACAACGGCTTGTGCGCCTATACGCCGTCGCGCGGGGTGATTTCGGTACGCGGCAACTGGCCGTTGACGCCAACCATGGACGTGGTCGTGCCGTACGCGCGGACCATGGCCGACCTGCTCGAAGTGCTCGACGTGGTGGTCGCTGAAGACCCCGACACCCGTGGCGATTTGTGGCGCTTGCAGCCGTGGGTGCCGATCCCGAGCGTCGCCTCGGTGCGCCCGGCCTCCTACGCCGAACTGGCCGTGAAGCCCGCTGCACTGGCGGGCAAACGCCTCGGCGTGCCAAAGATGTACATCAACGCCGACCCTGAAGCCGGCACCAGTGAAGCGCCGGGCATCGGCGGTCCGACCGGGCAACGCATCAACACCCGCACTTCGGTGATCGTCCTGTGGAAACAGGCTCGCGCCGCTCTGGAAGCGGCCGGCGCCGAAGTCATCGAAGTGGATTTCCCGCTGGTCTCCAACTGCGAAGGCGACCGCCCTGGCGCACCGACCGTGTTCAATCGCGGCATCGTTTCCAAGGAGTTCCTGCATCACGAACTGTGGGACCTGTCGGCCTGGGCTTTCGACGATTTCCTGCGCGCCAACGGCGATCCTAAGCTCAACCGCCTGGCCGATGTCGACGGGCCGAAGATCTTCCCGCACGACCCGGGCACCCTGCCTAACCGTGAGGGTGATCTGGCCGCCGGCATGGACGAATACGTGCGCATGGCCGAGCGCGGCATCACCCCGTGGAACCAGATCCCGACCCTGCCGGACGGCCTGCGCGGCCTGGAAAAGACCCGCAAGCTCGATCTGGAAGACTGGATGGACATGCTGAAACTCGACGCGGTGCTGTTCCCGACCAACGCCGACGTTGGCCCGGCAGATGCCGATATCAATCCGGAATCGGCGGACATCGCCTGGAGCAACGGCATCTGGGTCGCCAACGGCAACCTGGCGATCCGTCACCTCGGCGTACCGACCGTCACCGTGCCGATGGGGATCATGGCCGACATCGGCATGCCAGTCGGCCTGACATTCGCCGGTCGCGCCTACGATGACTCGAACCTGCTGCGTCTGGCCTCGGCATTTGAAGCCACCGGCTCGAAGCGTCAGGTACCACCGCGCACGCCGGCGCTGACTGCCGGCAAGTAA
- a CDS encoding polyamine ABC transporter substrate-binding protein → MVTIKRILGATVCGLTLLASAVHAEQRELRVYNWADYILPSVPKDFAAKTGIKVTWDTFDTNESLEAKLLTGNSGYDLVVPSNQFIDTQIKAGVFQKLDKSKLPNWSHQDPALLKLLDANDPGNQYGVPYMYGTVLIGFNPAKVKAALGDNAPVDSWDLVFKPENMEKLKSCGVAMLDSPSEILPLALHYLGLDPNSQNPADYGKAKDLMLEIRPYVTYFNSAKYMTDIANGDICVAIGYSGSFYQFGNRAKEAGNGVVVDWRLPKEGAPIWFDTFAIPKSAKNVEEAHEFLNTLLEPKVIAPISDFLGYPNVNKDSMPLVNKDITGNPNLTPTSEALKTLYVVQPLPQKLERVRTRVWTSIKSDK, encoded by the coding sequence ATGGTCACGATCAAACGCATTCTGGGTGCCACCGTGTGTGGGCTGACGCTGCTGGCCAGCGCGGTGCATGCCGAACAGCGCGAACTGCGGGTGTACAACTGGGCGGATTACATCCTGCCGTCGGTGCCCAAGGATTTCGCCGCGAAGACCGGCATCAAAGTGACCTGGGACACCTTCGACACCAACGAATCGCTGGAAGCCAAGTTGCTTACCGGCAACTCCGGCTACGATCTGGTGGTGCCGTCGAATCAGTTCATCGACACCCAGATCAAGGCCGGCGTGTTCCAGAAACTCGACAAGTCGAAACTGCCGAACTGGAGCCACCAGGATCCGGCGCTGCTCAAGCTGCTGGATGCCAACGACCCCGGTAACCAGTATGGCGTGCCTTACATGTACGGCACCGTGCTGATCGGCTTCAACCCGGCCAAGGTCAAGGCTGCACTGGGCGACAATGCGCCGGTGGACAGTTGGGACCTGGTGTTCAAGCCCGAGAATATGGAGAAACTCAAATCCTGCGGCGTGGCGATGCTCGATTCGCCGTCGGAGATTCTGCCGCTGGCCCTGCATTACCTGGGCCTCGACCCGAACAGCCAGAACCCCGCCGACTATGGAAAAGCCAAGGACCTGATGCTGGAAATTCGCCCTTACGTGACCTACTTCAACTCGGCCAAGTACATGACCGACATCGCCAACGGCGACATCTGCGTGGCCATCGGTTACTCCGGCAGCTTCTACCAGTTCGGCAACCGCGCCAAAGAAGCAGGCAACGGTGTGGTGGTCGACTGGCGTCTGCCGAAGGAGGGCGCGCCAATCTGGTTCGACACCTTCGCGATTCCGAAGAGCGCGAAGAATGTCGAAGAGGCGCATGAATTCCTCAACACGCTGCTCGAGCCGAAAGTGATTGCGCCGATCAGTGACTTCCTTGGCTACCCGAACGTGAACAAGGATTCGATGCCGCTGGTGAACAAGGACATCACCGGCAACCCGAACCTGACGCCGACTAGCGAAGCGTTGAAAACCCTGTACGTGGTGCAGCCGTTGCCGCAGAAACTGGAGCGTGTACGGACCCGGGTGTGGACCAGCATCAAATCCGACAAGTAA
- a CDS encoding TerC family protein, with protein sequence MSPLNIGEPWMWGAFIVFVLAMLALDLFVFGGRKAHRVSVREASCWVIAWCALAMAFAGLLWWYLNGEFGAEIAQRKSLEFLTGYLIEQSLSIDNMFVFVMIFSYFAVPPELQRRVLLYGVLGAIAMRAAMIFAGVWLVSQFEWLLYAFGVFLIITGIKMLMFAEQQPDLDNNPLLRWVRGHLRITKGFHDERFFVLQNGVRWATPMFLVLVLIEASDLMFAVDSIPAIFAVTTDPFIVFTSNIFAIMGLRALYFLLADMAERFHLLKYGLAIVLVFIGGKMTLMPWFHMPVEWSLAVVGGVILGSVVLSLIVTKDAQRRTE encoded by the coding sequence ATGTCGCCCCTGAATATCGGCGAACCGTGGATGTGGGGCGCCTTCATCGTCTTCGTCCTCGCCATGCTTGCACTGGATTTGTTCGTATTCGGCGGACGCAAGGCGCATCGGGTGTCGGTGCGGGAAGCGTCGTGTTGGGTGATCGCCTGGTGTGCCTTGGCGATGGCGTTCGCGGGATTGCTCTGGTGGTATCTGAATGGCGAGTTCGGCGCCGAGATCGCTCAGCGCAAGTCCCTGGAGTTTCTCACCGGTTATCTGATCGAACAGTCGCTGTCGATCGACAACATGTTCGTCTTCGTGATGATCTTCAGCTACTTCGCGGTGCCACCGGAACTGCAACGCCGGGTGCTGCTGTACGGCGTGCTCGGGGCGATCGCGATGCGTGCGGCGATGATCTTCGCCGGCGTGTGGCTGGTGTCGCAGTTCGAATGGCTGCTGTATGCCTTCGGGGTGTTCCTGATCATCACCGGGATCAAGATGCTGATGTTCGCCGAGCAGCAACCGGACCTCGACAACAATCCACTGCTGCGCTGGGTGCGCGGGCATTTACGGATTACCAAGGGCTTTCATGACGAACGCTTTTTCGTCCTGCAGAACGGCGTGCGCTGGGCGACACCGATGTTTCTGGTGCTGGTGCTGATCGAGGCCAGCGACTTGATGTTCGCGGTCGACAGCATCCCGGCGATCTTCGCTGTCACCACCGACCCGTTCATTGTCTTCACCTCGAACATCTTCGCGATCATGGGCCTGCGGGCGCTGTACTTCCTGCTGGCGGACATGGCCGAGCGCTTTCATCTGCTCAAGTACGGACTGGCGATCGTGCTGGTGTTCATCGGCGGCAAGATGACGCTGATGCCGTGGTTTCACATGCCGGTCGAGTGGTCCCTGGCGGTGGTGGGTGGGGTGATTCTGGGGTCAGTGGTGTTGAGTCTGATCGTCACCAAGGATGCACAACGCAGAACTGAATGA
- a CDS encoding purine-cytosine permease family protein, with translation MSQMSRQDPLIENHTVDYVPLAERHGKARDLFTLWFSTNIAPLPIVTGAMVVQVFHLDLRWGLLAIALGHLIGGVVIALASAQGPRMGIPQMVQSRGQFGRYGALLIVFFAALIYIGFFISNIVLAGKSIVGIAPSVPAPLSILIGALAATAIGVIGYNFIHTLNRIGTWVMGSALLAGFIYIFAHDLPADFLTRGSFNLSGWLATVSLGIIWQISFSPYVSDYSRYLPADIGIAKPFWATYLGATLGTILSFSFGAVAVLATPEGTEAMAAVKQSTGWLGPILMVLFLLNIISHNALNLYGAVLSIITSIQTFASQWTPSIKVRVLLSSVVLAGCCVVALGASADFISQFIGLILALLLVLVPWASINLIDFYLIKRGSYDIASIFRADGGIYGRFNLHAIIAYFIGIIVQLPFANTSLYVGPYANLVDGADLSWLFGLVVTVPLYYCLATREQAQKHCGEGGYPRSAAKQS, from the coding sequence ATGTCCCAGATGTCCCGGCAAGATCCGTTGATCGAGAATCACACGGTCGACTACGTCCCACTCGCGGAACGCCACGGGAAGGCCCGCGACCTTTTCACCTTGTGGTTCAGCACCAACATCGCGCCACTGCCCATCGTCACCGGCGCCATGGTGGTTCAGGTGTTCCATCTCGATTTGCGTTGGGGGCTGCTGGCGATTGCGCTGGGGCACCTGATCGGCGGGGTGGTAATCGCTCTGGCGTCGGCGCAAGGCCCGCGCATGGGCATTCCGCAAATGGTTCAGAGTCGCGGTCAGTTCGGCCGATACGGCGCGCTGTTGATCGTGTTCTTTGCGGCGCTGATCTACATCGGCTTCTTCATTTCCAACATCGTCCTCGCCGGTAAGTCGATTGTCGGCATTGCGCCGTCGGTACCGGCGCCGCTGAGCATTCTGATCGGCGCGCTGGCGGCCACGGCGATTGGCGTGATCGGCTACAACTTCATCCATACGCTCAATCGCATCGGTACCTGGGTGATGGGCAGCGCGCTGCTCGCCGGTTTCATCTACATCTTTGCCCATGACTTGCCGGCGGATTTCCTGACGCGCGGTAGCTTCAACCTGTCGGGCTGGCTGGCGACGGTGTCGCTGGGGATCATCTGGCAGATCAGCTTCTCGCCGTACGTGTCCGACTATTCGCGTTACCTGCCGGCGGACATCGGTATCGCCAAACCGTTCTGGGCCACGTATCTGGGCGCAACACTGGGCACGATTCTGTCGTTCAGTTTCGGCGCGGTGGCGGTGCTGGCAACGCCCGAAGGCACCGAAGCGATGGCGGCGGTCAAGCAGTCCACCGGGTGGCTGGGGCCGATTCTGATGGTGCTGTTCTTGCTCAACATCATCAGCCATAACGCGCTGAATCTGTATGGCGCGGTGCTGTCGATCATCACCTCGATCCAGACCTTTGCCAGCCAGTGGACGCCAAGCATCAAGGTGCGCGTGCTGCTGTCGAGCGTGGTGCTGGCGGGCTGCTGCGTGGTGGCGCTCGGTGCCTCGGCAGATTTCATTTCGCAGTTCATCGGGCTGATTCTGGCGTTGCTGCTGGTACTGGTGCCGTGGGCGTCGATAAACCTGATCGACTTCTACCTGATCAAGCGCGGCTCATACGACATCGCGTCGATCTTCCGTGCTGACGGCGGGATTTACGGGCGCTTCAACCTGCACGCGATCATTGCCTACTTCATCGGCATCATCGTCCAGTTGCCGTTCGCCAATACCTCGCTGTACGTCGGGCCGTACGCCAACCTGGTGGACGGGGCTGACCTGTCGTGGCTGTTCGGCCTGGTGGTGACGGTGCCGTTGTATTACTGCCTCGCCACACGTGAGCAGGCGCAGAAGCATTGTGGCGAGGGGGGTTATCCCCGCTCGGCTGCGAAGCAGTCGTGA